The stretch of DNA CCGTTTTGTAGGGTACAGTAACACCATTTTTGTCTCCGCGATGGTTTTGTAGGGTACAGTAGCACCATTTTTGCCTCCGCGATGGTTTTGTAGGGTACAGTAGCAACGTATATGGCAAAAAAAATACGCACTGACTCATTCAGCGCGTACCATACTTACTTCTTTCCTACTTACTCCTTTCCTACTTACTCCTTACTCCTTACTCCTTACTCCTTACCCCGAAACCACCGACGTGTTGAGCAGTCCGTCGGTCAGCATTTGAAGCCGCAGGTGGTAGGAACCACCCGAACGATGGATGGTCATGAGCTGCTGCGGCTCGAACTCAGATGGCGAGAGCGACAAAGCCACATGCCCCATCGTGCGGCGCAGGTTCAGCTCCACGCAAGGATGAAGAGCGAGCGGAGCCAGCGCATCGCCCGTGCGGACCATCATCATATCCACCCCGAGACAACCCACATACCGACCGGCAAGACATTCTTGCAATAGACCGCCGAGCTCGCGAGCCACCACCTCGAGCAGCGACACGTCGACAAGCCGAGCCAACAACGCCCGCTTGACCGACTCGGGAGCCAACAGACTGCCCGTGTAGGCCCGGCGCGCCGTGTTGAAGAGCGAAAGACCCTGATACTGCACCCGTCCGTCAACATCTATCGAAAATTCCATTCCAAAATCTCTCACCTTCCGATAGTAAGGCTCGGCCGTGAGGCTACCCTGCCGGGAAATCATGTTGGCACACCAGCCCAGGGTGGAGATGTCGGGACAACCGTCGATGTAACGGATGCCGCGCCCGCTGCTGCTCCACGGAGCCTTGACCACCAGTCGCGGATAGCGAAGCAGGAGGGCGGAAAGCTCGTCTGTCGAGGTCACCACGAACGACCGTCCCGTGAAAGCATCGCGCCCGGCTGCGTCTTCGAGCCGACGGCGGAGCTGCGGCAGAAGTTGTTCGGCCGCCCACACCCGCGAACTGAGTTGGCGAACGCCTGCGAGCCATTCGTCTGTGGGTAGCAACGTCGGTGCCACACCCATGTCGGCAAGCCGCGCCTTGAGATGCCGATCCCATCCCCAGGGCTCTATCCTCAGGTTGCTGGTAGCGGCAGAAGAGCGTAGAAGACGGGCGAGCTGTTCCTCGTCGACGAGATGCACGGCTTTGCAGGGGCGTTTGAAGTGGCGCAGACGCTGGCGGGCAGCCTCGACGTCGGCCACCAGCACCCAGTCGCCCTCCTCGGCCCACAGAGCGGGCAGAAAACCCAGATCGGCCTGCAAAGCGCGCACCGCTTTCGGAGGCGTGAAGCTCCCGGCAGCCGATGCCAGCACCAAATCGTGTTCAGGGTTGAAGATGTGTAGCGTCATTCGTTTTCTTGGCCAAGGTTATTGGATGCCTCTCTCGTTGAGAGCCTTCGAATACTTTGCCGCATTGGCCAAATGCTCCCGATAGGTTCGGGCAAAGTTGTGCGTACCGCTGAAATCCTCCTTGGCACACATGTAAAGGTAGTCGTGATGCACCAGCCCCAGCACGGCATCGATGCCCGACACGCTGGGAATGCGGATAGGACCGGGAGGCAGACCGGCGTTGCGGTAGGTGTTGTAAGGACTGTCGATGTGGAGCAGTTTGTTATAAATGCGGCGCAGGTCGAAGCGTTTCCAGGCAAACTTGATGGTGGGGTCGGCCTGAAGGGGCATTCCGTTAGGATATTCGGCGTTGCGGAGCATAAGCCGGTTGTAATACATGCCGGCCACCATGGGTTTCTCGGCCTCATTGGCCGTTTCCTCGTCGACGATGCTGGCCAGTGTCATCACCTGTACAGGCGAGAGGCGGAGCTCCCGAGCCTTGGCCGTGCGGTCGACGTTCCAGAAGCGGCGACTCTCCCGCTGCATCCGCTCGAGCAGATTCTCGGGCGAAATGTTCCAGTACACGTCGTAGGTATTGGGGATGAAAAGCGAGATCACCGTAGCCGTGTCTACGCCATAGCGAGCGCAGATCTGCGGCTGGCGTAACACGCGCAGCAAATCGGTGCTGTCCATCATCAGCCGCTTACTCACCTCGGCCGCCAGTCGGTCGAGTGTTCGCACGCTGGGAATAGTCAGATTCACCGGAGCCTGCATCCCGTTTTTCAAATGCCGAAACACCACAAAGGCACCCTGCCCCGGCTCCAGGGCGTAGCGACCCGGACGAATATGCTCGGCGTAAGAGCTGTGGCGCGTCAAGGTTCGGAATCCCGTCAACGCATGGCTCTGTCCCGCAATCTGTAACTTGGCATAGACGGAATCGATGTTATCGTCGCCATCCACATACACGTAGCGCGTGGCCGAACCCACGATCAACGCCGAAAAGAAATAATAATAGATGATGACTACGATCATCAGCACGCAGATTCCGGCTGGAATGAGATACTTCTTCACACAATTCTGATTCATTGTTCGTTGCTGTAAATTCGGCGCAAAGGTAGCAATTAAAAACGACAACGGACGAGGGATCAATTATATTTTAGATTTTTCTCGGTTTGACTTAACCGATTGAGAAATAAACTTTTAGCGAATTATTTGAGAAATAGAGGTAACGATTTGGAAACTGTGCGAATTTCAGCGTTTTGCGTTGCTATGCTGTCAAATAACTCTTCTCACTGCAAAGATAGTCAAATAACTTAAAACACTCAACTTATAGCAATAATTTTCTTGCTTATGAAGGCTATGGTATATAGCGATTGGCATTTTACGTATGTTCAACGATATTGTTGTATAGATTTCTCAAATTTTGTTCTCTAACTTTGGGTTTTAATTGGCATTGCCATACAACAGATACTCGATAGTCAAACCTTTCTAATTCTTGCGTTTTACGTTTGTCCCTTTC from Prevotella sp. oral taxon 475 encodes:
- the mltG gene encoding endolytic transglycosylase MltG: MNQNCVKKYLIPAGICVLMIVVIIYYYFFSALIVGSATRYVYVDGDDNIDSVYAKLQIAGQSHALTGFRTLTRHSSYAEHIRPGRYALEPGQGAFVVFRHLKNGMQAPVNLTIPSVRTLDRLAAEVSKRLMMDSTDLLRVLRQPQICARYGVDTATVISLFIPNTYDVYWNISPENLLERMQRESRRFWNVDRTAKARELRLSPVQVMTLASIVDEETANEAEKPMVAGMYYNRLMLRNAEYPNGMPLQADPTIKFAWKRFDLRRIYNKLLHIDSPYNTYRNAGLPPGPIRIPSVSGIDAVLGLVHHDYLYMCAKEDFSGTHNFARTYREHLANAAKYSKALNERGIQ